The genomic segment ACAAAAAATATTGGTGAAATTAACAATATTGAAAATATTAGTAGTGAGGGCGGTTTTGGGCTTGGACTTGATATTGCTAAAAAAATAACAGATGATTATTAGCAGTCTGTTTACATTTTGTTTAACTTCCTCTTTTATAATTTTAGAAAAAATTAAGGAGAAAGAAATGAAAAAATTATTAAGCGCTTTTAGGAGTTTTATTAAGTAGTGCCGCCGATTGAAAATTATGTATTAAGTTTACCTAAAGAGAGTTTATCAAAAGTTGAAATTAATGACTTACTTCATATGCAAGGGATGTTTCTCTCACTTTATATAAAAAATGGAAACTGCCGGTATTTAAAAATATTTCAAAAAGTGAAAATTGGCATATGCATATGATTAAATTGCTTTTAGATAAATATGGTTTAAATGACCCGGTTGAAAAAACAGGAGACAGGGTAGGTGTATTTGAGAGTAAAAAGCTTCAAAAACTTTATAATGAATTGGTTGAGAAAGGCTCAATGAGTTTAAAAGACGCTTTAATGGTAGGAGCTACAATAGAAGATTTGGATATTAAAGATTTAGAAGAAGCAATTAAAAGAAGTAATAATAAAGATATAAACTTAGTTTATCAAAATCTTGAAAAAGGAAGCCGTAATCATATGAGAGCTTTTGTTGGAGTGTTAAGAAGATATGGCGGGGATTATACTCCACAATTTATTTCTATGAGTGAATTTAATCAAATTGTAAGTTCAAAACACGAAATGGGAATGATGAAAAGTTCTAAGTACTACAATAATGAGTTTTATGGAGTTGTTGAGAGAGTTTATACAACTTTAAAAGTAGCAATTGCACCTACTTGGACTTTACAAAATATCAATATAAGGCCTGGGGATAGAGTAGAAGTAAAAGGTTATAAGGGAATGTATAGTTTTATAACTTGTGAAATAGAAGATAAAACAACAAGTTTGGAGTATAAAAGTAAATCTAGGAGATGTAAATGAGAAAATGGATTGATCTGTTTTTGTTTTCAACGATAATTATCATTTTTAGTGGAATTGTATTATACATAATGCCTCATGGAAGGGTGGCTTATTTTACAGGTTGGAAGTTTTTAGGTATTGATAAAGACGGATGGGATAATTTGCATGTAATTTTTGGATTTTTTATGGGGCATATTGTTGTTAATTGGAGGGCTTTAAAAAAATATCTTTTTTTAGAATCAGTGTTTGCTCTTTTAATTATAGCTTTGGTATCTATTGGGACAATAAAGAATATCCAACCCTTTAAGAGTGTAAGTGATTTAGAAGAGTATATTAAAAATTCTTGGGAAGTTTCAAAAAGTGAGATACCAATTGCACACGGAGAGCTTTTGAGTTTAAAAGATGTTTTTGATAAATTGAATATTCCTTTAAATCAAGCGACAGATAAATTAAAAGAAAGAGGCATTCAATTTAATGTAAACGAAACTTTAAAAGAAATTGCCAATAAAAATAACTTAACCCCTGTTAAAATTTATGAAAAAATGAAAACTAAAAAAAATCCTATAGACATAGTAAAAATTATTACTAAAGAAAATTAGAAAACCGGTACGTAAGAGCTTTGTTTTGGAGGGGGAGAAAGAGGGGTAAAAAGTTCTTTTTTGCCGTTTGGCAGGGTAAATGTTTTAACTTCTTTTGGCTTTTTAAAATGCCTAATCAGTTCCGGATGAAGGGTTAAGAGTTTTTTATAAAATTCTTTGAATACTGGGGCACTTACCCTGCCGCCTGGCATTTTATCTCCGAGTGTTGTATAATCGTCGTTTCCAAACCATATGAGAGTTTGAGTGTTTGGTGTAAATCCGCAAAACCATGCGTCTGTAAAGTTATTTGTTGTCCCTGTTTTACCTGCTATTTCAATGCCTTTAACTTTAGCATTTCTACCAGTTCCTTTTTTTACAACATCCTTTAAAATATCTATCATCAAATATGCCTGATAATCAGGCTCGATATATTCGTATTTCGGCTCTGTTTTTATAATAAGCCCTTCTTTTGGCAAAATGATTTTTTTTACTATATGAATATAGCTTTTTGTGCCGTAGTTGCTGAATATTGTATAAAGCTGGGCGAATTTCCACATTGGAATTCCGACGCTTCCAAGTGCAATGCTTAAATTGTTGGGAAGTTTGTCGAATCCGAAATTATAAAGATTTTTTATAACACTGTCCAGTCCCATAGACATAACAAGGTTTATAGTCGCAAGGTTTCTTGAATGGACAAGGGCTTCTCTTAATGTAATAAGGCCGAGGGTGTTTTTTTCATAATTTTTAGGTTTCCAGTATTTATCTTCTTGGGGGGTGTCGCTTGGGATTTTAAATGTTCTTTTAATGTCTGGAATAAGGCTTGCCGGATTATAGCCTATATTCAAAGCTGTTTGATAAATAAACGGTTTTATTGCGCTTCCCACGCTTCTTCTTGACTGAATTACCCTGTTGAATTTGCTTTTTGAATAGTCAATTCCGCCAATTAATGCTAAAACATCCCCGTTTTTTTGATTTAAACTTATCATTGCGCCGTTTAAGGTGCTTTTGTTTAAATCAGGATTTAGTTTTAAAAGTCTTTGATAATTATCTTTTATAGATTCGTTCGCCGCTTTTTGTATATTGGTATCTATTGTCAGATAAATGTCATATCCACGTGAAAGCAGATTTTTGTATTTTTTAGAGAGTTTGTAAATTGCGGCATCTACTGCATAGCCTACCAAATTTTTTATTTTCGGCTCAATCATATATTTATATACTTTCGGATGTGAAAGTATCGCTTTTTTATATTCTTCGGGGGTAATCCATCCTAAAAGATAAAGCCTTTTAATAATTGAATCGGCCCTTTTTAAATTAAGCTCATAATGTCTGGTCGGGTCATATAAACTCGGCCCTTTTGGAAGTGCGATAAGCATTGCAATTTCTTTAAGGCTCAAATCTTTTAGTTTTTTGTGAAAATATCCGTAAGATGCTGTGGCAATCCCGTAATATCCGTTACCAAAATAGATTTGGTTTAAATATCTCTCGAGAATTTCCTCTTTGGTTAAAAAATGTTCGACTTTTAAAGATATTATTATTTCTTTTAGTTTTCTTTTTAATGTTTTTTTTCTGTTTAAATAAATGTTTCTTACAAGCTGCTGGGTTATTGTCGAAGCCCCTTCAACTTTTCTGCCGGCTTTTATATCCGTAATGAGGGCTCTTAAAATTGCATTTATATTTATACCTTCATGCTCAAAAAAAGAGGTGTCTTCTGTTGCAACCAGTGTTTCTATGACACGTCCGGGAATGTCTTTGTATTTTACATAAAAACGGTTTTGTTTAGAAAACCTGACATCTATTAATTTTTTGTTTCTGTCAAAAAACCGGGCTGAAACAGGCGGGTTGTAATATATTATTTTTGCCGCAACGAATCTTGTGTCGTTATATAAATATAAAAAATACCCTAAACCTGCAATAACTGCAGCCGTTAAAGATATCAATAAAAAAGTAAATATTTTTTTTATCATTTTTCTCCCAAAGAATTTAATGTTTCATGTATTATATCAAGACTTACATTTAATCTTAAAATTATTCTGAAAATGGGGCTTTTTACGGTAGGGGGGCGTATTGCCCCTATTAAAATATTTTTTTCTAAAAGTTCTTTTTGTTTTTTTAGTAAATCTTTGTTTGAAAGGGAAGGGATTATTTTTATTAAGGATTGGGAATCAAATAATTTTTGTCTTTTTTTTATTTTTTCTTTATAAAAATTAAGATTATTTTCAATATCTTCAACGGCATAAAAAGCTAAAAGGGAATCAACGGGGCTTAGGGCTGTTGTATAAATAATGCTTCTTGCTTTATTTATTAAAAATTCTATTATTTCCTTATTTGCTAAAATATACGCCCCGTAACTTCCGAGTGACTTTTCCAAGTGTTCCCATTTTTACCGTTTTATTTTGGTTTAGTTTGTATTCGTCTGTAATTCCCATTAAATTGTCTCCTGTAATTCCTACGCTGTGAGCCTCGTCTATAATCAGGTATCCGATTTTCTGGGCGTAATCGGTTATTTCTTTTTTTACCTTGTCCCCCATCATGGAATAAATCCCTTCTACCACTGTAAAAACCCTGTTGTATTTTTTATAATCTCCGCTTATTTTTTTTAAATTTTTAAAATCGTTGTGTTTAAAAAATTTGACTTCGGCATTTGTCAACCTGCTTCCCACTATTCCGCTTGCGTGATATTCTTCATCTACATAAAAAACGTCCCCCCCTCTTCCAAGCTCAAACAAAGCCATATTTGCCAAAAATCCGCTTCCTATAATTATTGCTTCTTCAAAATTATTAAGTTCTTTTAGTTTCTCTTCAAGTATTTTATGAGCCGGATGATATCCGTTTACAAGCATTGACGCTTTTGCCGAATGGGAGTGGTATTCTTTTGCCTTTTCATATGCTTTTTCTAAAATGTCTTTTTTTTCAGCAAGGCCCAGATAATCGTTGCTTGCCAAATCTATAATATTATCATTATATATTTTTCTTTTACGGAGTCTGTTTTTTTTCTTTAAAATATTCAGTTCTTTTTCATATAACTTTTCACTTTTCATTTTTCACTTTTCATTTTCATTTTATTTAGTTAAAATTTTATCAAAAAAGGCCATTTATGGATATAAGAAAAGAATTTTTAAATTTTTTTGAAAAAAAAGGGCATAAGGTCTATCCTTCATCACCTCTTGTGCCGGATGATCCGAGTTTACTGTTTACAAATGCCGGAATGGTTCAGTTTAAACCTGTTTTTACAGGAGAAAAACCGGCACCCGAGCCTCCCAGGGCATGCAGCAGCCAGCTTTGTATGAGAGCTGGCGGAAAACATAACGATTTGGAAAATGTGGGTTATACAAACCGCCACCATACACTTTTTGAAATGCTTGGAAATTTTAGTTTCGGAGATTATTTTAAAGAAAAAGCAATTGAATATGCGTGGGAGTTTGTAACGGATGTTTTAAACCTTGATAAAAGCAGGCTCTGGATTACAATTCACGAAAGTGATGATGAGGCCGGCAAAATCTGGGAGAAGTATGTTCCAAAGAAAAGAATTGTAAAAATGGGGGATAAAGACAATTTCTGGCAGATGGGAGATACCGGTCCATGCGGTCCTTGCAGTGAAATACATTACGACCAGGGGGCGGATAAATTTAATTCCCCTGAAGATTATTTAGGAGGAGAAGGGGACAGATTCCTTGAAATATGGAATCTGGTTTTTATGCAGTATAACAGAGATAAAAAAGGCAAATTATCTCCTCTACCACGTCCAAGTATTGATACAGGAATGGGACTTGAAAGAATTACGGCTATAAAAGAAGGTGTTACAAGCAATTATGAAACGTCTATTTTTAAACCTTTAATAAACAAGGTTGTTGAAATTACAGGAAAAGAATATTTTACGGATTCAAAAGGAGCGTCACACAGGGTAATAGCCGATCATATAAGAGCCGTTACGTTTCTTTTGGCCCAGGGGGTCAGGTTCGACAGAGAAGGCAGGGGGTATGTTTTAAGAAGAATTTTAAGAAGGGGCGTAAGACACGGATATATGCTGGGAATGAAAGAACCTTTTATGTATAAAATCGTAGATACCCTGGTTCAGGAGATGGGGCATCAGTATCCTTATTTAATTGAAAAAAAAGAGGCCGTTAAAAACGCTATGAAAATGGAGGAAGAGAGATTTTTTGCCACAATTGATAAGGGAATGGAACTGTTTAAAGAGGCTCTTTCTAAAACTGTCGGGGATGTTTTCAGCGGTGAAATAGCATTTAAACTTTATGATACATACGGATTTCCACTTGATTTGACTCAGGATATGCTAAGAGAAGTGGGGAAAAAAGTTGATGTAAACACATTCGAAAAACTTATGCAGGAGCAAAAGACAAGAGCTAGGGCAAACTGGAAAGGAAGCGGGGATAAAAAAATTAATTTAAAAGATTTGGTTAAATATCCGGTAAATAAGTTTGTGGGTTATGAAAAAACGGAGTGTAAAACAAAAATAAAAGCCCTTTTTGACGAAAATTTTAATGAAGTAAATGAACTTAACGCAAACGGCTGGGTGATGCTGGAAGTTACTCCTTTTTATGCCGAAAGCGGAGGACAGGTCGGAGACAGGGGGGTAATTAAGTGTAAAATGGATAACGGAGAATGAGACAGTGTGCAAAAGTAATTGATACCAAAAAATTTGACGGAAAAAACTTATCAAAAATAGTTGATGCCAGATTAAAAGTAGGTGATGAGGTTGAAGCTGTTGTGGATGAATCAAGAAGAGAAATTGCCAAACATCATTCAGCCACGCATTTACTGCAGGCGGCTTTAAGAAAAGTGTTGGGTGAACATGTAACGCAGGCCGGAAGTTTAGTGGAAGCAAACAGGTTAAGATTTGATTTTACCCATCCAAAAGCATTGAGTAAAGAAGAACTTTCTAAAATTGAAGATATGGTAAATAATGTAATAGCAAGAGGGATTGAAGGGGAAGTTGCCGAGATGCCGATTGATGAAGCTAAAAAACTTGGAGCCATGGCACTTTTTGGGGAAAAATACGGCGATATTGTAAGGGTTGTTAAGTTCGGGGATTTTTCAATAGAGCTTTGTGGTGGTACGCATGTAAAAAATACATCTGAAATTGGAAGTTTTTATATAACAAAAGAAAGCGGCGTAAGTGCAGGGGTCAGAAGAATTGAAGCGGTTGCAGGGATAAGTGCATATAAATATGCCAAAGCTTACAGGGACATGGCGGAAGAAATTAAGCATGAAAACAAAACAAAAGATATTAAAATATTTATAGAAAAACAAAAAGATGAAATTAAAAAATTAAAAGATGAAATTAAAACCCTTCAAAAAGCGGCTGTTAAAGAGATAAAACCGCTTGAAAAAGACGGAATTAATTTTGTAATTGAGAGAATTGATAATGCAAATTTACGTGAAATAGCAACAGATTTGAAAGGAAAATACGAGAATTTAGTTGCATTTTTGGCTGGAAGTAGTAATGGAAAAGTTAGTATTGTAGCTGTTAGTAAAGTGCCTGAAATAAAAGCCGGGGATTTAATTAAAGAATTTGCCCCGATTGTAGGAGGAAAAGGTGGAGGAAAAAGCGATTTTGCACAAGGTGGCGGAAAAGATGCAGATAAAATAGATGAAATGATTAGTAAAGTAAAAGAAAAATTTTTATAAAAGGAGTAAAAAGGGGGATGGATATATTAATAGTAGAAGATGATTTGCCTTTGGCAAATGTATTAAAAAAGGTATTGGAAAAAAATGGATTTAATGTAAATATTGCAAGTGACGGTGAAGAGGCATTTAATGAAATTCTGGAAAAAAATTATGATTTATATTTGTTGGATATTAATTTACCGAAACTTAACGGGCATAAATTATTGAAACTTATAAAACACAAAGACGAAAATGCCATTGTAATAATGATTACGGCTTCGGCCGAAATAGAAGATATAGAAAAAGCGTATAATTACGGATGCAGTGAATATATAAAAAAACCGTTTCACGCCAAAGAATTGTTGATAAGAATAAACAATTTAATAAATAAAAACGAAATAAATGATGAAATAATTGTTGATAACATAAAATTTGTAAAAAATACTATGGATTTGTTTATAGACAACAAACCGGTGGAACTTAGAAAAAAAGAAAAAAGACTTTTATATATTCTTTTGGACAATCTTGATAAAACGGTTACAAAAGAAAAAATTATTGAATTTGTCTGGGAAGGTGAAAAAAAAGATTCCTATCCCCTCAGGCAATTGGTAAGTACTTTAAAAGCAAAACTTTCAAATCATAATATAGTCAGTGTCGTAGGAATAGGATATAAGTTTGTCAAAGTATAAATTTTCAATTAACCAAATTATAGTAATTTTTTTCTTTACCTTTTTTTTATTAATGGGGTCTATAGTATATATTCAATATTATAAATCTGAACAAATTCTGAGAAACAATTTTATAAACAAACATAAAATAGAAGCCCTTAAAATTAAGGACAAATTTAAAAATATTTTTGATAAGGCTTTATATATATATAAAATTCATGAAC from the Lebetimonas sp. JH292 genome contains:
- a CDS encoding DUF2202 domain-containing protein; amino-acid sequence: MSKSENWHMHMIKLLLDKYGLNDPVEKTGDRVGVFESKKLQKLYNELVEKGSMSLKDALMVGATIEDLDIKDLEEAIKRSNNKDINLVYQNLEKGSRNHMRAFVGVLRRYGGDYTPQFISMSEFNQIVSSKHEMGMMKSSKYYNNEFYGVVERVYTTLKVAIAPTWTLQNINIRPGDRVEVKGYKGMYSFITCEIEDKTTSLEYKSKSRRCK
- a CDS encoding DUF4405 domain-containing protein; protein product: MRKWIDLFLFSTIIIIFSGIVLYIMPHGRVAYFTGWKFLGIDKDGWDNLHVIFGFFMGHIVVNWRALKKYLFLESVFALLIIALVSIGTIKNIQPFKSVSDLEEYIKNSWEVSKSEIPIAHGELLSLKDVFDKLNIPLNQATDKLKERGIQFNVNETLKEIANKNNLTPVKIYEKMKTKKNPIDIVKIITKEN
- a CDS encoding transglycosylase domain-containing protein, producing the protein MIKKIFTFLLISLTAAVIAGLGYFLYLYNDTRFVAAKIIYYNPPVSARFFDRNKKLIDVRFSKQNRFYVKYKDIPGRVIETLVATEDTSFFEHEGININAILRALITDIKAGRKVEGASTITQQLVRNIYLNRKKTLKRKLKEIIISLKVEHFLTKEEILERYLNQIYFGNGYYGIATASYGYFHKKLKDLSLKEIAMLIALPKGPSLYDPTRHYELNLKRADSIIKRLYLLGWITPEEYKKAILSHPKVYKYMIEPKIKNLVGYAVDAAIYKLSKKYKNLLSRGYDIYLTIDTNIQKAANESIKDNYQRLLKLNPDLNKSTLNGAMISLNQKNGDVLALIGGIDYSKSKFNRVIQSRRSVGSAIKPFIYQTALNIGYNPASLIPDIKRTFKIPSDTPQEDKYWKPKNYEKNTLGLITLREALVHSRNLATINLVMSMGLDSVIKNLYNFGFDKLPNNLSIALGSVGIPMWKFAQLYTIFSNYGTKSYIHIVKKIILPKEGLIIKTEPKYEYIEPDYQAYLMIDILKDVVKKGTGRNAKVKGIEIAGKTGTTNNFTDAWFCGFTPNTQTLIWFGNDDYTTLGDKMPGGRVSAPVFKEFYKKLLTLHPELIRHFKKPKEVKTFTLPNGKKELFTPLSPPPKQSSYVPVF
- a CDS encoding aminotransferase class I/II-fold pyridoxal phosphate-dependent enzyme, translated to MEKSLGSYGAYILANKEIIEFLINKARSIIYTTALSPVDSLLAFYAVEDIENNLNFYKEKIKKRQKLFDSQSLIKIIPSLSNKDLLKKQKELLEKNILIGAIRPPTVKSPIFRIILRLNVSLDIIHETLNSLGEK
- a CDS encoding pyridoxal phosphate-dependent aminotransferase family protein, encoding MKSEKLYEKELNILKKKNRLRKRKIYNDNIIDLASNDYLGLAEKKDILEKAYEKAKEYHSHSAKASMLVNGYHPAHKILEEKLKELNNFEEAIIIGSGFLANMALFELGRGGDVFYVDEEYHASGIVGSRLTNAEVKFFKHNDFKNLKKISGDYKKYNRVFTVVEGIYSMMGDKVKKEITDYAQKIGYLIIDEAHSVGITGDNLMGITDEYKLNQNKTVKMGTLGKVTRKLRGVYFSK
- a CDS encoding response regulator transcription factor, with protein sequence MDILIVEDDLPLANVLKKVLEKNGFNVNIASDGEEAFNEILEKNYDLYLLDINLPKLNGHKLLKLIKHKDENAIVIMITASAEIEDIEKAYNYGCSEYIKKPFHAKELLIRINNLINKNEINDEIIVDNIKFVKNTMDLFIDNKPVELRKKEKRLLYILLDNLDKTVTKEKIIEFVWEGEKKDSYPLRQLVSTLKAKLSNHNIVSVVGIGYKFVKV